A single Tenacibaculum sp. 190524A02b DNA region contains:
- a CDS encoding HNH endonuclease signature motif containing protein, whose product MPNKPVTKRKPWHVKPKQMHERTVDNSTIYNSWSWRKYRKKRLAEEPLCRKCDEKGLVVVAKVLDHIVRIEDGGEVYLDSNTQPLCVKCHNSKSGREAHGYKEN is encoded by the coding sequence ATGCCTAATAAACCAGTAACTAAAAGAAAGCCTTGGCATGTGAAACCTAAGCAAATGCATGAGAGAACAGTAGATAATTCAACTATTTATAATAGTTGGAGCTGGCGTAAGTATAGGAAGAAAAGGTTAGCTGAAGAGCCGCTTTGTAGGAAATGTGATGAGAAGGGGTTGGTAGTTGTGGCAAAGGTTTTAGATCATATTGTGAGGATAGAAGATGGAGGAGAAGTTTATTTAGATTCAAATACACAGCCCTTATGTGTAAAATGTCATAATAGTAAGTCTGGGCGCGAGGCTCATGGCTACAAAGAAAATTAA
- a CDS encoding P27 family phage terminase small subunit gives MEIKHNEVGKSKVLPLTKEESTLYEALKELPKPIQASGLSTDQVIWWYWFGNEFLKTRQFSKLDLTHLQKAAFWMDARCKAIKKVNERGYFGGLVQEFKSGASNVSAHVTVIEKADKHLDEVSAHFGLSFKDRQKLKTDDSSGEQLSLFDQVVKKIYG, from the coding sequence ATGGAAATTAAACATAACGAAGTAGGAAAATCAAAGGTTCTTCCATTAACAAAAGAAGAATCAACTTTATATGAAGCATTGAAGGAGTTACCAAAACCAATTCAAGCTTCAGGATTAAGTACTGACCAGGTTATATGGTGGTATTGGTTTGGAAATGAGTTTTTAAAAACTAGGCAATTTTCAAAATTAGACTTAACGCATTTGCAAAAAGCAGCCTTTTGGATGGATGCTAGATGTAAGGCAATTAAGAAGGTGAATGAACGAGGGTATTTTGGAGGATTGGTTCAAGAGTTTAAATCAGGAGCCTCAAATGTTTCAGCTCATGTTACTGTCATTGAAAAGGCAGATAAACATTTAGATGAAGTGTCAGCACATTTTGGTTTGTCTTTTAAAGACAGGCAAAAATTAAAAACAGATGATAGTTCAGGGGAGCAATTATCATTGTTTGATCAAGTAGTTAAAAAGATATATGGTTAA
- a CDS encoding terminase large subunit translates to MKIPKEIKNSIPFQYANDVESGKIVTGRKIKLAVKRFFRLIENANEKGYWLDHKKGFAVIKFFENFLVHTKGKSAGQKFILAPHQQFMLYNIYAWQKRNEFGEAIRLIKNTYEKVAKKNGKTAVEAGDGLFAMSFDLEEGAEVYIGATKEEQAKLCFSQSGEFINKSTLLQRLGFVVYQKEIRFIPTNSFMKPLGGDSKTQDGINSHRTIIDEYHAHRDDTVKENLESSSAARKQPLTKTITTAGFNVHGVCKKFEESCERILEGVDEDDSFFIMIHDLDEDDDWEDPKVWVKANPNLGVTVSMDYLMGEYQKAKNQPSKIPNFKTKHLNMWVDAPEVWIDSKYWEACTDLIIEENFAKNGNCGGLDLSTTTDITAYAIISNPDENGVRDLKVWCFCPKDTIDKRSKEDGVPYRYWASMLRDDAKDENDTYLIATEGNMVDYSVLASVVGEAYFKYKTDWVEYDRKFSGGLVNNFTEKNIEMSPFSQTIMNFSSPTKEFDRLVRSGKLRVGNNPILKYALSGCVPKYDDNENVRLTKAKATKRIDPIIASIMALAGTLSVKEDEESKYNDPESSIVLGA, encoded by the coding sequence ATGAAAATACCTAAAGAAATAAAGAACTCAATTCCGTTTCAATATGCTAATGATGTTGAAAGTGGAAAGATTGTTACAGGAAGAAAAATAAAACTTGCTGTAAAAAGATTCTTTAGGTTAATTGAGAATGCAAATGAAAAAGGTTATTGGTTGGACCATAAAAAGGGTTTTGCCGTTATTAAGTTCTTTGAAAATTTTTTAGTTCATACAAAAGGAAAGTCAGCAGGGCAAAAATTTATTTTAGCTCCTCATCAGCAGTTTATGTTGTATAATATTTACGCTTGGCAAAAGCGTAATGAATTTGGTGAGGCAATAAGGTTAATTAAAAATACTTATGAGAAGGTAGCTAAAAAAAATGGGAAGACTGCGGTTGAAGCTGGTGACGGCCTTTTTGCAATGTCCTTCGATTTAGAAGAAGGAGCAGAGGTTTATATTGGAGCTACCAAGGAAGAGCAGGCTAAGTTGTGTTTTAGTCAATCTGGTGAATTTATAAATAAATCAACTTTACTTCAAAGGTTAGGGTTTGTAGTTTATCAAAAAGAAATAAGATTTATTCCTACAAATTCATTTATGAAGCCTCTAGGGGGAGATAGTAAAACACAGGATGGTATTAATTCCCACAGAACTATTATAGATGAATATCATGCTCATAGAGATGATACGGTTAAAGAAAATTTAGAATCTTCTTCGGCAGCTAGAAAGCAGCCATTAACTAAAACTATTACAACAGCAGGTTTTAATGTGCACGGTGTCTGTAAAAAATTTGAAGAAAGTTGTGAGAGGATTCTAGAGGGAGTAGATGAAGATGATAGTTTCTTTATAATGATTCATGACTTAGATGAAGATGATGATTGGGAGGATCCAAAAGTTTGGGTTAAAGCTAATCCAAACTTAGGTGTTACAGTTTCAATGGATTATCTGATGGGAGAATATCAAAAGGCTAAAAATCAGCCCTCAAAAATTCCAAACTTTAAAACAAAGCATTTGAATATGTGGGTTGATGCGCCTGAAGTTTGGATAGATTCAAAATACTGGGAAGCTTGTACAGATTTAATAATTGAAGAAAACTTTGCTAAAAATGGAAATTGTGGTGGGCTGGATTTATCCACTACAACAGATATTACAGCTTACGCAATTATTTCTAATCCTGATGAAAACGGTGTGAGAGATTTGAAAGTATGGTGTTTTTGCCCCAAAGATACCATTGATAAAAGGAGTAAGGAGGATGGTGTTCCGTATAGGTACTGGGCATCAATGCTTAGGGATGATGCAAAAGATGAAAATGATACTTACTTAATTGCTACAGAAGGAAACATGGTTGATTATTCGGTCTTGGCTTCGGTGGTTGGTGAGGCTTATTTTAAGTATAAAACTGATTGGGTAGAGTATGACCGTAAATTTTCAGGAGGGCTTGTAAATAATTTTACTGAAAAGAATATTGAGATGAGTCCATTTTCACAAACGATAATGAATTTTAGTTCCCCAACAAAAGAGTTTGATAGATTGGTAAGAAGTGGGAAGTTAAGAGTAGGGAATAATCCAATTTTAAAGTACGCATTAAGTGGGTGTGTACCTAAATATGATGATAATGAAAATGTCAGGTTAACAAAAGCAAAAGCAACGAAAAGGATTGATCCGATTATTGCTTCAATTATGGCGCTGGCTGGTACACTCTCAGTTAAAGAAGATGAGGAAAGCAAATACAACGACCCTGAAAGTTCAATAGTATTAGGGGCTTAG
- a CDS encoding recombinase family protein: protein MRQDFYYLRVSTENQNVDMQLDRVKLLGAKDENIFIDKDSGKNDDRKELKKLLGKLRQGDKVIFYDLTRLGRNLKYLITLVEHFYEMGVDFQDLTNPFINTESTRTAEGELIFLIFGALGQYFRKSSNEKVKAGLAAARARGKFGGRPKGISDRLKEKAPLAVIMHKNPDVSIKDIMNALHISQGSVYRCFEHEGYDYKKQHKNKGNKNAAYKLK, encoded by the coding sequence ATGAGACAAGATTTTTATTATTTAAGAGTGAGTACCGAAAACCAAAATGTCGATATGCAGCTTGACAGAGTAAAGTTATTAGGTGCTAAAGATGAAAACATTTTTATTGATAAAGATTCAGGGAAAAATGACGATCGTAAAGAGTTAAAAAAACTCTTGGGGAAACTAAGGCAAGGAGATAAAGTAATCTTTTATGATCTAACAAGGTTGGGAAGAAATTTAAAGTACTTAATCACATTAGTAGAGCATTTCTATGAAATGGGTGTTGACTTTCAGGATTTAACTAATCCGTTTATCAACACAGAAAGTACCAGAACAGCTGAAGGAGAATTGATATTCTTAATATTTGGGGCGTTAGGTCAGTACTTTAGGAAATCAAGTAATGAGAAAGTAAAAGCAGGATTAGCAGCCGCTCGGGCAAGAGGAAAGTTTGGAGGGCGTCCAAAAGGGATTAGTGATAGATTAAAAGAGAAAGCTCCCTTAGCGGTTATCATGCATAAGAATCCAGACGTGTCAATTAAAGATATTATGAATGCTTTACATATTTCACAAGGTTCTGTTTATAGGTGTTTTGAACATGAAGGTTATGATTACAAGAAACAGCACAAGAACAAAGGGAATAAAAATGCAGCGTATAAGCTGAAATAA